One window of the Pseudomonas knackmussii B13 genome contains the following:
- the leuD gene encoding 3-isopropylmalate dehydratase small subunit, whose product MKAFTQHTGLVAPLDRANVDTDQIIPKQFLKSIKRTGFGPNLFDEWRYLDVGQPNQDNSKRPVNKDFVLNFPRYQGASVLLARENFGCGSSREHAPWALDEYGFRTVIAPSFADIFFNNSFKNGLLPIILKDEEVDELFQQCEANEGYQLTVDLAAQTVTRPDGKQYSFEVDAFRKHCLLNGLDDIGLTLQAADAIRDFEVGHKQRQPWLFRDA is encoded by the coding sequence ATGAAAGCCTTTACCCAGCACACCGGTCTCGTCGCGCCGCTCGACCGCGCCAACGTCGACACCGACCAGATCATTCCCAAGCAATTCCTCAAGTCGATCAAGCGCACCGGCTTCGGTCCGAACCTGTTCGACGAGTGGCGCTACCTGGACGTCGGCCAGCCGAACCAGGACAACTCCAAGCGTCCGGTGAACAAGGATTTCGTCCTGAACTTCCCTCGCTACCAGGGCGCCAGCGTGCTCCTGGCCCGCGAGAACTTCGGCTGCGGTTCTTCCCGCGAGCATGCTCCGTGGGCGCTGGACGAGTACGGTTTCCGCACCGTGATCGCGCCGAGCTTCGCCGACATCTTCTTCAACAACAGCTTCAAGAACGGCCTGCTGCCGATCATCCTGAAAGACGAGGAAGTCGACGAACTGTTCCAGCAGTGCGAGGCCAACGAGGGTTACCAGCTGACCGTCGACCTCGCTGCGCAGACCGTGACCCGTCCGGACGGCAAGCAGTACAGCTTCGAGGTCGACGCCTTCCGCAAGCACTGCCTGCTCAACGGCCTGGACGACATCGGCCTGACCCTGCAAGCCGCTGATGCCATCCGCGACTTCGAAGTCGGCCACAAACAGCGCCAACCCTGGTTGTTCCGCGACGCCTGA
- a CDS encoding LysR family transcriptional regulator gives MDLTSLNTFLAIAESGSFSEAGERLHLTQPAVSKRIAALENQLGVRLFDRVGREVTLTESGRALLPRAYQILNVLDDTRRALTNLNGEVSGRLVLATSHHIGLHRLPPLLRAFTKAHPQVALDIQFCDSEVAYEEILHGRAELAVITLAPETAEPVRAVPVWDDPLDFVAAPEHPLAMQGTVFLADVARHPAVFPGGNTFTHHIVRRMFEAEGLTPNIGMSTNYMETIKMMVSIGLAWSVLPRTMLDETVVRLPLQDIQLSRQLGYILHTERTLSNAARAFMALLDAQAVKPMACLV, from the coding sequence ATGGATCTCACGAGCCTCAATACCTTCCTCGCCATCGCCGAGTCCGGCAGCTTCTCCGAAGCCGGTGAACGCCTGCACCTGACCCAGCCGGCGGTGAGCAAGCGCATCGCGGCCCTGGAAAACCAGCTCGGCGTGCGCCTGTTCGACCGCGTTGGCCGCGAGGTGACGCTGACCGAATCCGGCCGCGCCCTGCTGCCGCGCGCCTACCAGATCCTCAATGTACTGGACGACACCCGCCGCGCCCTGACCAACCTCAATGGCGAAGTCAGCGGCCGCCTGGTCCTGGCTACCAGCCACCACATCGGCCTGCATCGCCTGCCGCCGCTGCTGCGCGCCTTCACCAAGGCGCACCCGCAGGTCGCGCTGGATATCCAGTTCTGCGACTCGGAAGTGGCCTATGAAGAGATCCTGCACGGCCGCGCCGAACTGGCGGTGATCACCCTCGCACCGGAAACGGCGGAGCCCGTACGCGCCGTGCCGGTATGGGACGATCCGCTGGACTTCGTTGCCGCGCCAGAGCACCCGCTGGCCATGCAGGGCACGGTGTTCCTCGCCGATGTGGCGCGGCACCCGGCGGTATTCCCAGGTGGCAACACATTCACCCACCACATCGTGCGACGGATGTTCGAGGCCGAGGGGCTGACGCCGAACATCGGCATGAGCACCAACTACATGGAGACCATCAAGATGATGGTTTCCATCGGCCTCGCCTGGAGCGTGCTGCCGCGCACCATGCTCGACGAAACCGTGGTGCGCCTGCCGCTACAGGACATCCAGCTCAGCCGCCAGCTCGGCTACATCCTGCACACCGAGCGCACTTTGTCGAACGCCGCGCGAGCCTTCATGGCTTTGCTCGACGCCCAGGCGGTGAAGCCCATGGCCTGCCTGGTCTGA
- the leuC gene encoding 3-isopropylmalate dehydratase large subunit has protein sequence MAGKTLYDKLWELHEVKRRDDGSSLIYIDRHILHEVTSPQAFEGLRLAGRKPWRIDANIATPDHNVPTTQAERKGGLEAIADEVSRIQVQTLDENCDDFGILEFKMNDVRQGIVHVVGPEQGATLPGMTVVCGDSHTSTHGAFGALAHGIGTSEVEHVLATQCLVAKKMKNMQVRVEGKLPFGVTAKDIVLAVIGKIGTAGGNGHALEFAGSAIRDLSMEGRMTICNMSIEAGARVGMVACDEKTIEYVKGRPFAPQGSDWDKAVEAWKDLVSDADAHFDTIVELRAEDIKPQVSWGTSPEMVLAVDQNVPDPAVEADPVKRDSIVRALKYMGLNANQAITDIQLDRVFIGSCTNSRIEDLRAAAAVAKGRKVAATVKQALVVPGSGLVKAQAEKEGLDKIFIEAGFEWREPGCSMCLAMNPDRLESGEHCASTSNRNFEGRQGAGGRTHLVSPAMAAAAAVTGRFIDVRELLQA, from the coding sequence ATGGCCGGCAAGACGCTCTACGACAAACTCTGGGAACTGCACGAGGTGAAGCGCCGCGATGATGGTTCGTCGCTGATCTACATCGATCGCCACATCCTCCACGAAGTGACCTCGCCGCAAGCCTTCGAAGGCCTGCGCCTGGCCGGCCGCAAGCCGTGGCGCATCGACGCCAACATCGCCACCCCGGACCACAACGTGCCGACCACCCAGGCCGAGCGCAAGGGCGGCCTCGAAGCCATCGCCGACGAAGTCTCGCGCATTCAGGTCCAGACCCTGGACGAGAACTGCGATGACTTCGGCATCCTCGAATTCAAGATGAACGACGTGCGCCAGGGCATCGTTCACGTGGTCGGCCCGGAGCAGGGCGCGACCCTGCCGGGCATGACCGTGGTCTGCGGCGACTCGCACACCTCCACCCACGGTGCCTTCGGCGCGCTGGCCCACGGCATCGGCACTTCCGAGGTCGAGCACGTGCTCGCCACTCAGTGCCTGGTCGCCAAGAAGATGAAGAACATGCAGGTTCGCGTGGAGGGCAAGCTGCCCTTCGGCGTGACCGCCAAGGACATCGTCCTCGCGGTGATCGGCAAGATCGGCACCGCTGGCGGCAATGGCCATGCCCTGGAGTTCGCCGGCAGCGCCATCCGCGACCTGTCCATGGAAGGCCGCATGACCATCTGCAACATGTCCATCGAAGCCGGTGCGCGCGTGGGCATGGTGGCTTGCGACGAGAAGACCATCGAGTACGTGAAGGGCCGTCCGTTCGCACCGCAGGGCAGCGACTGGGACAAGGCCGTCGAAGCCTGGAAGGACCTGGTTTCCGATGCCGACGCGCACTTCGACACCATCGTCGAGCTGCGTGCCGAGGACATCAAGCCGCAGGTCAGCTGGGGCACTTCGCCGGAGATGGTCCTGGCTGTCGACCAGAACGTGCCGGACCCGGCCGTCGAAGCCGACCCGGTCAAGCGCGACTCCATCGTCCGCGCGCTCAAGTACATGGGCTTGAACGCCAACCAGGCGATCACCGATATCCAGCTGGACCGCGTATTCATCGGCTCCTGCACCAACTCGCGCATCGAAGACCTGCGCGCCGCCGCCGCCGTGGCCAAGGGCCGCAAGGTCGCTGCCACCGTCAAGCAGGCGCTGGTGGTGCCGGGCTCGGGCCTGGTCAAGGCGCAGGCCGAGAAGGAAGGCCTGGACAAGATCTTCATCGAAGCCGGCTTCGAGTGGCGTGAACCGGGCTGCTCCATGTGCCTGGCGATGAACCCGGACCGCCTGGAGAGCGGCGAGCACTGCGCGTCGACCTCCAACCGCAACTTCGAAGGCCGCCAGGGCGCCGGTGGTCGTACCCACCTGGTGAGCCCGGCGATGGCCGCCGCCGCCGCGGTGACCGGTCGCTTCATCGACGTTCGTGAATTGCTGCAGGCCTGA